The following proteins come from a genomic window of Oceanimonas doudoroffii:
- a CDS encoding ammonium transporter, which translates to MESISSAIGELSQSANTMFILLGAILVFAMHAGFAFLEVGTVRRKNQVNALAKIMSDFGFSALAYLFVGYWLAYGVTFYDSAAVLSQNHGYELVKFFFLMTFAAAIPAIISGGIAERGRFWPFLIASALVVGLVYPLFEGIAWNGNHGIQDWLEDRFGAPFHDFAGSVVVHGVGGWLALVAVLLLGIRHGRYKGGRLVAFPPSNIPFLGLGAWILCIGWFGFNVMSAQTLDGISGLVAVNSLMAMVGGIISALIAGRNDPGFIHNGPLAGLVAVCAGSDVMHPLGSLLVGGVAGVLFVWAFTQAQNRWKIDDVLGVWPLHGLCGLWGGIAAGIFGSEALGGLGGVSLMSQLLGSLLGVAIALLGGLVIYGLIKVLVGLRLDAEQEYNGADLSIHRIESSSDDR; encoded by the coding sequence GTGGAATCAATCAGCAGCGCTATCGGCGAGCTGTCGCAAAGTGCCAATACAATGTTCATCCTGCTGGGGGCCATACTGGTGTTTGCCATGCATGCCGGGTTTGCCTTTCTGGAGGTGGGCACCGTCAGGCGCAAGAACCAGGTCAATGCCCTGGCCAAAATCATGAGCGATTTTGGCTTTTCGGCCCTGGCCTATCTGTTCGTCGGCTACTGGCTGGCCTACGGCGTCACCTTTTATGACAGTGCCGCCGTGCTGTCCCAGAACCACGGTTATGAGCTGGTCAAATTCTTTTTCCTGATGACCTTTGCCGCCGCCATTCCAGCCATCATCTCCGGCGGCATCGCCGAGCGCGGACGTTTCTGGCCCTTCCTGATCGCCTCGGCGCTGGTGGTGGGACTGGTCTACCCGCTGTTTGAAGGCATTGCCTGGAACGGTAACCATGGCATTCAGGACTGGCTGGAAGACCGGTTTGGTGCACCCTTTCACGATTTTGCCGGCTCTGTTGTGGTGCATGGCGTCGGAGGCTGGCTGGCGCTGGTGGCGGTGCTTTTGCTGGGCATTCGCCACGGGCGCTACAAGGGCGGGCGGCTGGTGGCCTTTCCGCCCTCCAATATTCCCTTTCTCGGCCTTGGCGCCTGGATTCTTTGCATCGGCTGGTTCGGCTTTAATGTTATGTCGGCCCAAACGCTGGATGGCATTTCCGGACTGGTGGCGGTCAACAGCCTGATGGCCATGGTCGGTGGCATCATCAGCGCCCTGATCGCCGGCCGCAACGACCCCGGATTTATCCATAACGGCCCCTTGGCCGGGCTGGTGGCGGTTTGCGCCGGATCCGATGTCATGCATCCCCTTGGTTCATTGCTGGTGGGTGGCGTCGCCGGGGTACTCTTTGTCTGGGCCTTCACTCAGGCCCAGAACCGCTGGAAAATCGACGACGTGCTGGGGGTCTGGCCCCTGCATGGGCTGTGTGGCCTCTGGGGCGGCATTGCCGCGGGCATTTTCGGCAGCGAGGCGCTGGGTGGCCTGGGCGGCGTCAGCCTGATGTCCCAGTTGCTGGGCTCACTGCTGGGGGTCGCCATTGCCCTGCTGGGAGGCCTTGTCATCTACGGCCTGATCAAGGTTCTGGTGGGATTGCGGCTGGATGCCGAGCAGGAATATAACGGCGCGGATCTGAGCATTCACCGCATTGAGTCCAGCTCCGACGACCGTTAA
- a CDS encoding glucose 1-dehydrogenase, with the protein MKPAELFDLSGKVAIITGGANGIGRGCCTMLAAHGASVVVADLKLDDAEATAEEIRHDGGKAVAMACNVTQDDDLTGLVNQTLAEFGQINILVNNVGGGGAGRESPATLTVEAFARTFDLNVFSTWRLAQLCAPHMAKAGYGSIINMSSMSSINRSPAISAYASSKAAINHMTANLAFDYGPAGIRVNAVAPGAIRTDALASVLTPEIEAGMLAHTPLKRLGEADDIAGAVLYFAAPVSCWVSGQTLFVNGGGVQTLD; encoded by the coding sequence ATGAAACCCGCTGAACTTTTCGATCTTTCCGGCAAGGTGGCCATTATCACCGGCGGCGCCAACGGCATCGGCAGGGGGTGCTGCACCATGCTGGCGGCCCATGGCGCCAGTGTGGTGGTGGCGGATCTGAAACTGGATGATGCCGAGGCCACCGCCGAGGAAATTCGCCATGACGGCGGCAAGGCCGTGGCCATGGCCTGCAACGTTACCCAGGACGACGATCTGACCGGGCTGGTTAACCAGACCCTGGCGGAATTTGGCCAAATCAACATTCTGGTGAACAACGTAGGCGGAGGCGGTGCCGGCCGCGAAAGCCCGGCCACGCTGACCGTTGAAGCGTTTGCCCGCACCTTTGATCTGAACGTGTTCAGCACCTGGCGACTGGCCCAGTTGTGCGCCCCGCACATGGCCAAGGCCGGCTACGGCTCCATCATCAATATGTCGTCGATGAGCTCCATCAACAGAAGCCCGGCCATCAGTGCCTATGCGTCATCCAAGGCCGCCATCAATCACATGACCGCCAACCTGGCGTTCGACTACGGCCCCGCCGGTATACGTGTGAACGCCGTGGCCCCGGGGGCCATTCGCACCGACGCCCTGGCCTCGGTGCTCACTCCTGAAATCGAGGCCGGCATGCTGGCCCACACTCCGCTCAAGCGCCTGGGCGAGGCGGATGACATTGCCGGCGCCGTGCTCTATTTCGCCGCTCCCGTGTCTTGCTGGGTGAGCGGCCAGACCCTGTTCGTCAACGGCGGGGGTGTGCAAACGTTGGACTGA
- a CDS encoding calcium/sodium antiporter, with protein MLMSVAAILLGLAVLVWSADRFVDGASATARHAGMPPLLIGMVIVGFGTSAPEIVVSIISALEGNPGLALGNAYGSNIANIGLILGITALISPIAVHSQVLRKELPILLLITLLSLSLLWNGWLARTDAIMLLVVFVLLMAWSIRQGLRDGNDSMAAEQERELDDNLMSLKKALFWLLAGLVLLIISSRILVWGAVNVAQAFGVSDLIIGLTIVAIGTSLPELASSIAAIRKNEHDLALGNVIGSNLFNTLAVVGLAGIIHPLEVMPEVLSRDFMVMIVLTLSLFVLGFGFKGRQGRINRFEGAFLLTVYVAYTGWLAGNVIAAA; from the coding sequence ATGCTGATGTCTGTTGCTGCCATTTTGCTGGGCCTTGCGGTGCTGGTGTGGAGTGCCGATCGTTTCGTGGATGGCGCCTCTGCCACCGCCCGTCATGCGGGCATGCCCCCCTTGCTGATCGGCATGGTGATCGTGGGCTTTGGAACCTCGGCGCCGGAAATTGTGGTGTCTATTATCTCGGCGCTGGAAGGCAACCCCGGCCTGGCGCTGGGTAATGCCTATGGCTCCAACATCGCCAATATCGGGTTGATCCTGGGGATAACGGCGCTGATAAGCCCCATTGCCGTGCATTCCCAGGTGCTGCGCAAGGAACTGCCCATACTGCTGCTGATCACCCTGCTGTCCCTCAGCCTGTTGTGGAACGGCTGGCTGGCGCGGACCGATGCCATCATGCTGCTGGTGGTGTTTGTGCTGCTGATGGCCTGGAGCATTCGTCAGGGCCTGCGGGACGGTAATGACAGCATGGCCGCCGAGCAGGAAAGGGAGCTGGACGACAACCTGATGAGCCTGAAAAAGGCGCTGTTCTGGCTGCTGGCCGGCCTGGTGCTGCTGATCATCAGCTCGCGCATTCTGGTGTGGGGCGCAGTGAACGTGGCCCAGGCCTTTGGCGTGAGTGACTTGATTATTGGCCTGACCATTGTGGCCATCGGCACCTCGCTGCCGGAGCTGGCATCGTCCATTGCCGCCATTCGCAAAAACGAGCATGACCTGGCCCTGGGCAACGTGATTGGCTCCAACCTTTTCAACACCCTGGCGGTGGTGGGTCTGGCCGGCATTATTCACCCGCTGGAGGTGATGCCGGAGGTGCTCAGTCGCGACTTTATGGTGATGATAGTGCTGACCCTGTCGCTGTTTGTGCTGGGCTTTGGCTTCAAGGGTCGGCAGGGGCGTATCAACCGTTTTGAAGGCGCCTTTTTGCTGACGGTGTATGTGGCTTACACCGGCTGGCTGGCCGGCAATGTGATTGCCGCCGCTTAG
- a CDS encoding methyl-accepting chemotaxis protein, whose amino-acid sequence MKLTHKVGLTAAAVLLITVGLLSWLQLSQVRDSLRQQTAATVHETSSTLAHQIENWLNGKLGLIDMAAQQINGNFSREQVQHTFDLPLLREEFMLIFGGLESEAGRAISNTPEWNPAGWDARQRPWYTVARNASRASLTEPYADASTGDILISAVAKITDNGRFLGAFGGDLSLKSIADAINVIDFNGAGHAFLVTRAGNIISHPNTALNGRPLSDLFDGSTPEISAELSTHALNDASHWVTFTPLEGLQGANWYIGVALDESIVMARADRLQWQSLLIAAIGVAVSLVILVLLMTSQLKPLGGLHRSLADINSGEGDLTRRLPIVRKDEFALVAGEFNGFLAHLQQLIGNVMSSAHTLKSRIAETSVQSEQAEQQLQLQLQELDQLATAMHEMAATANDVARHAQNAAEAANAANQETEQGVLVVSRSTQAIARLAADMDDTMASVNELAQLSRNIESILSVISGIAEQTNLLALNAAIEAARAGESGRGFAVVADEVRSLASRTQQSTQEIGDMIEKLQQGVQQAEHKMQQSQALAASTTTDAAEANEVLSRIREAIAQINDMNLQIATAAEEQSATSEEINQNTTNIRDISQDVANGALEQLNKCHAMLEQMQHQDRLLGEFKV is encoded by the coding sequence ATGAAGCTGACTCACAAGGTGGGGCTCACCGCTGCCGCCGTATTGCTGATCACCGTTGGTTTGTTGTCCTGGTTGCAACTTTCGCAGGTGCGGGACAGCCTGCGCCAGCAAACCGCCGCCACCGTTCATGAAACCAGCTCCACCCTGGCGCACCAGATAGAAAACTGGCTGAACGGCAAGCTGGGTCTGATCGACATGGCGGCACAACAAATCAACGGCAACTTCAGCCGTGAGCAAGTGCAGCACACCTTTGATCTGCCGCTGCTCAGGGAAGAATTCATGCTGATTTTCGGCGGCCTGGAAAGCGAAGCAGGACGGGCCATTTCCAACACCCCAGAGTGGAACCCTGCCGGCTGGGACGCCCGCCAGCGCCCCTGGTACACCGTGGCCCGAAACGCCTCCAGAGCCTCGCTCACCGAGCCCTATGCCGACGCCAGCACCGGTGACATTCTGATTTCCGCGGTAGCCAAAATTACCGATAACGGCCGTTTTCTGGGAGCCTTTGGCGGCGATCTTAGCCTGAAATCCATTGCCGATGCGATTAACGTGATCGATTTCAACGGCGCCGGCCACGCCTTTCTGGTGACCCGGGCCGGCAACATCATCTCCCACCCCAACACCGCCCTCAACGGCCGTCCGCTGAGCGATCTGTTTGACGGCAGCACGCCCGAGATCAGCGCCGAACTCAGCACCCATGCTCTCAATGACGCCTCCCACTGGGTGACCTTTACTCCCCTTGAGGGCCTGCAGGGTGCAAACTGGTATATCGGCGTAGCCCTGGACGAAAGCATTGTCATGGCGCGGGCCGACAGGCTGCAATGGCAGTCCCTGCTCATCGCCGCCATAGGCGTTGCCGTCAGCCTGGTGATCCTGGTGCTGTTGATGACCAGCCAGCTCAAGCCGCTGGGTGGCCTGCACCGCTCCCTGGCCGACATCAACAGCGGCGAAGGCGACCTGACCCGGCGCCTGCCCATCGTCAGAAAAGACGAATTCGCCCTGGTTGCCGGCGAGTTCAACGGTTTTCTGGCCCACCTGCAGCAGTTGATCGGCAATGTGATGAGCAGTGCCCATACCCTGAAGTCACGCATCGCCGAAACCTCGGTACAGTCGGAGCAGGCCGAACAACAGCTGCAACTGCAATTGCAGGAGCTGGATCAGCTGGCTACCGCCATGCATGAAATGGCCGCCACCGCCAACGACGTGGCCCGCCACGCTCAGAATGCCGCCGAGGCCGCCAACGCCGCCAACCAGGAAACCGAACAGGGCGTGCTGGTGGTGTCCCGTTCGACCCAGGCCATTGCCCGCCTGGCCGCCGACATGGACGATACCATGGCCTCCGTCAACGAGCTGGCCCAGCTCAGCCGCAATATAGAATCGATTCTGTCGGTGATCAGCGGCATTGCCGAGCAGACCAACCTGCTGGCGCTCAATGCTGCCATTGAAGCGGCCCGGGCCGGCGAGTCGGGCCGCGGCTTTGCGGTGGTGGCCGACGAAGTACGCTCGCTGGCGTCCCGCACCCAACAGTCCACCCAGGAAATTGGCGACATGATAGAAAAGCTGCAGCAGGGAGTGCAGCAGGCCGAGCACAAGATGCAGCAAAGCCAGGCACTGGCCGCCAGCACCACCACGGATGCCGCCGAAGCCAACGAAGTGCTGAGCCGTATTCGCGAGGCCATTGCGCAAATCAACGACATGAACCTGCAGATTGCCACCGCCGCCGAAGAGCAAAGCGCCACCAGCGAAGAGATCAACCAGAACACCACCAACATTCGGGACATCAGCCAGGATGTGGCCAATGGTGCCCTGGAGCAGCTCAACAAGTGCCATGCCATGCTGGAGCAGATGCAGCACCAGGACCGGCTGCTGGGCGAGTTCAAGGTCTAG
- a CDS encoding YceH family protein, which produces MEKLSALEQRVIGCLIEKQVSTPDVYPLTLNSLVNACNQKSNRDPVMSLAERDVQSVLNTLGARRLVNNVAGFNARAAKYQHRFCNTEFGELQFSAGELAIVCELLLRGPQTPGELRSRCARLHPFGDVSEVDDCLHSLMEKGPFVVKLERQPGKRESRYAHLFGDAPVTEPSAPVAPAGDAQARIAELEAEVARLKARIRELEGE; this is translated from the coding sequence ATGGAAAAACTCTCTGCCCTCGAGCAACGCGTGATTGGCTGCCTGATTGAAAAGCAGGTGTCCACCCCCGATGTCTATCCGCTTACCCTCAATTCACTGGTTAACGCCTGCAACCAGAAAAGCAACCGGGATCCGGTGATGAGCCTCGCCGAGCGCGACGTGCAGTCGGTGCTCAACACGCTGGGGGCCCGTCGTCTGGTGAACAACGTGGCCGGTTTTAACGCCCGTGCCGCCAAGTATCAGCATCGCTTCTGCAACACCGAGTTTGGCGAGCTGCAATTCAGCGCCGGTGAGCTGGCCATTGTCTGCGAGCTGCTGCTGCGTGGCCCGCAAACCCCGGGGGAGCTGCGCAGCCGCTGCGCCCGCCTGCATCCGTTTGGCGATGTCAGTGAGGTGGACGACTGCCTGCACAGCCTGATGGAAAAGGGCCCCTTTGTGGTCAAGCTGGAGCGACAGCCCGGCAAGCGGGAATCGCGCTATGCCCACCTCTTTGGCGATGCCCCGGTGACCGAGCCATCGGCCCCGGTGGCGCCGGCAGGGGACGCTCAGGCCCGTATTGCCGAGCTGGAGGCGGAAGTGGCCCGGCTCAAGGCCCGCATTCGCGAGCTGGAAGGGGAGTGA
- a CDS encoding alanine/glycine:cation symporter family protein, giving the protein MDSFIAFINNLLWGSVLIYLLLGVGIFFTVRLGLIQFRHFGHMFSVLRHSRQSDEAGISSFQALCTSLAARVGTGNLAGVAVALYLGGPGAIFWMWLIALIGMATAFAESTLAQLYKVKDDDGNYRGGPAYYMERGLGMRWMGVLFAVFLIIAFGLVFNAVQANSISAAMQVAFSVPEWLTGLVLVVLAGLIIFGGLRTIARFAELVVPFMALAYLLIALVVVAMNLTELPGVLALIVKSAFGLEQAGGGAMGYAISQALINGIKRGLFSNEAGMGSAPNAAASATPYPPHPASQGYVQMLGVFADTIVICTCTASIILLSGQFEPGSGVTGIELTQKALANEVGDWGNIFIAIAILFFAFTSIVANYAYAENNLVFLEHNHPAGLLVFRLFVLGMVMFGSIGELPTIWAMADTSMGMMALINLVAILLLSGVVIKLAKDYNDQRKLGRLPTFDASKYPELHSQLEEGIWDKKK; this is encoded by the coding sequence ATGGACTCCTTTATTGCCTTTATCAACAACCTGCTGTGGGGATCCGTGCTGATCTACCTGCTGCTGGGCGTGGGCATTTTCTTTACCGTGCGGCTGGGCCTGATCCAGTTCCGCCACTTTGGTCATATGTTCTCGGTGCTGCGGCACAGCCGCCAGTCCGATGAGGCGGGCATTTCCTCGTTTCAGGCACTGTGTACTAGCCTGGCGGCCCGAGTGGGCACCGGCAACCTGGCCGGGGTGGCGGTGGCGCTCTATCTGGGTGGCCCCGGTGCCATTTTCTGGATGTGGCTGATTGCCCTTATCGGCATGGCCACGGCCTTTGCCGAAAGTACCCTGGCCCAGCTTTACAAGGTCAAGGACGATGACGGCAACTACCGAGGCGGCCCGGCCTACTACATGGAGCGGGGCCTTGGCATGCGCTGGATGGGCGTGCTGTTTGCGGTATTTCTCATCATCGCCTTTGGCCTGGTATTCAACGCCGTGCAGGCCAACTCCATCAGTGCCGCCATGCAGGTTGCCTTCAGCGTGCCCGAGTGGCTTACCGGCCTGGTGCTGGTGGTACTGGCGGGGCTGATTATCTTTGGCGGCCTGCGCACCATTGCCCGCTTTGCCGAGCTGGTGGTGCCCTTTATGGCGCTGGCCTATCTGCTGATCGCCCTGGTGGTGGTGGCCATGAACCTGACCGAACTGCCCGGCGTGCTGGCGCTGATAGTGAAGTCGGCCTTTGGCCTGGAGCAGGCCGGTGGCGGTGCCATGGGGTATGCCATCTCCCAAGCGCTCATTAACGGCATCAAGCGCGGCCTGTTCTCGAACGAGGCGGGCATGGGCTCGGCGCCCAATGCCGCGGCGTCGGCCACTCCCTATCCGCCGCACCCGGCGTCCCAGGGCTATGTGCAGATGCTGGGGGTCTTTGCCGACACCATAGTGATTTGTACCTGTACCGCCTCCATCATTCTGCTTTCGGGCCAGTTTGAGCCAGGCTCCGGCGTCACCGGCATTGAGCTGACCCAGAAGGCGCTGGCCAACGAGGTGGGCGACTGGGGCAATATCTTTATCGCCATTGCCATCCTGTTCTTTGCCTTTACCAGCATAGTGGCCAACTACGCCTATGCCGAAAACAACCTGGTGTTCCTGGAGCACAACCATCCGGCCGGGCTGCTGGTGTTCCGCTTGTTCGTGCTGGGCATGGTCATGTTTGGCTCCATTGGTGAACTGCCCACCATCTGGGCCATGGCCGATACCTCCATGGGCATGATGGCGTTGATCAACCTTGTGGCCATACTGTTGCTGTCCGGCGTGGTGATTAAGCTGGCAAAGGACTACAACGACCAGCGCAAGCTGGGCCGGCTGCCCACCTTTGACGCCAGCAAATACCCCGAGCTGCACAGCCAGCTGGAAGAGGGGATCTGGGATAAAAAGAAGTAA
- a CDS encoding aspartate aminotransferase family protein gives MNSLTDADDKQEVARRLSLDAFWMPFTGNRAFKAAPRLLAGADGAYFTDVDGRRLFDSLSGLWCTGLGHKHPKIIEAIHRQLHTLDYAPGFQTGHPLAFALAERLAALAPADLNRVFFTNSGSECADTALKMARAYWRARGKPEKTRLIGRARGYHGVNMGGTSLGGIGANRKHYGQLVDADHLPHTLLAENAFSRGQPEQGAELAEHLLRLIELHDASNIAAVIVEPMSGSAGVIVPPVGYLQRLRDICHRHDILLIFDEVITGLGRMGELFGADFFGVVPDIMNLAKQLTNGVVPMGAVIAREHIYQAFMAQPGPDYMVEFPHGYTYSGHPLACAAAMASLDILVEEEMPGRVRALMPVFAEQIHRLRGLPHVVDIRNCGLAGAVQLASYPGEPARRPMELAIALWQAGYYVRFGGDTLQFGPPFISTPSEVEQLFGGVARVLANA, from the coding sequence ATGAATTCCCTGACAGATGCAGACGACAAGCAGGAAGTGGCGCGCCGGCTCAGCCTGGACGCCTTCTGGATGCCCTTTACCGGCAACCGGGCCTTCAAGGCCGCGCCCCGGCTGCTGGCCGGGGCGGACGGTGCCTATTTTACCGATGTGGACGGCCGCCGGCTGTTCGACAGCCTCTCCGGGCTGTGGTGCACCGGCCTGGGGCACAAACACCCGAAAATCATTGAAGCCATTCATCGTCAGCTGCATACCCTGGATTATGCCCCCGGGTTTCAGACCGGCCATCCCCTGGCCTTTGCGCTGGCCGAACGATTGGCGGCGCTGGCGCCCGCCGACCTTAACCGCGTGTTTTTTACCAACTCCGGCTCCGAGTGTGCCGACACCGCCCTGAAAATGGCCCGGGCCTACTGGCGTGCCCGCGGCAAGCCGGAAAAGACCCGGCTCATTGGTCGGGCCAGGGGGTATCACGGGGTGAACATGGGCGGCACCAGCCTGGGGGGAATCGGCGCCAATCGCAAGCACTACGGTCAGCTGGTGGACGCGGATCACCTGCCTCACACCTTGCTGGCGGAAAACGCCTTCAGCCGGGGCCAGCCCGAACAGGGCGCGGAGCTGGCCGAACATTTGCTACGGCTGATTGAGCTGCACGACGCCTCCAATATCGCGGCGGTGATCGTGGAGCCCATGTCCGGCTCGGCCGGTGTCATCGTGCCGCCGGTGGGCTATTTGCAGCGGTTGCGGGATATTTGCCATCGACACGATATTCTGCTGATTTTCGACGAGGTGATCACCGGCCTGGGCCGCATGGGCGAACTGTTCGGCGCCGATTTTTTCGGTGTGGTACCCGACATCATGAATCTGGCCAAGCAGCTCACCAACGGGGTGGTGCCCATGGGGGCGGTCATCGCCAGGGAGCATATTTATCAGGCCTTTATGGCGCAGCCGGGGCCGGACTACATGGTGGAGTTCCCCCATGGCTATACCTATTCCGGCCATCCCCTGGCCTGCGCCGCCGCCATGGCGTCGCTTGATATTCTCGTTGAAGAGGAAATGCCGGGCAGGGTGCGGGCGCTGATGCCGGTGTTCGCGGAGCAGATCCATCGGCTCAGAGGACTGCCCCATGTAGTGGACATTCGCAACTGCGGCCTGGCCGGAGCGGTGCAGCTGGCGTCATACCCGGGCGAGCCGGCGCGCCGGCCCATGGAGCTGGCCATTGCACTGTGGCAGGCGGGCTATTACGTGCGCTTTGGCGGAGACACCCTGCAGTTTGGCCCGCCCTTTATCTCCACTCCAAGCGAGGTTGAGCAGTTGTTTGGCGGCGTGGCGCGTGTGCTCGCCAACGCTTGA
- a CDS encoding hydrolase, producing the protein MLMHPEKAALLVIDIQEKLVPAIHDSNGLAARAGWLIEACQVLGTPTLFTEQYPRGLGHTLPALTSLVKQPEVVDKVHFSAVAGGCVPEHWQDRSQIIVCGMETHVCVLQTVLELLQSGKAVFVVADAVGSRSEEDRHLGLERMRSAGAHIVSREMVVFELMQQAGTDTFKAISKQFLVGEQP; encoded by the coding sequence ATGCTGATGCATCCCGAGAAGGCCGCCCTGCTGGTGATCGACATTCAGGAAAAACTGGTGCCCGCCATTCACGACAGCAATGGTCTGGCCGCACGCGCCGGCTGGCTGATTGAGGCCTGTCAGGTGCTGGGCACTCCCACCCTGTTTACCGAGCAGTACCCTCGCGGCCTGGGTCACACCCTGCCAGCCCTTACCTCCCTGGTGAAGCAGCCCGAGGTGGTGGACAAGGTGCATTTTTCCGCCGTGGCCGGCGGTTGTGTGCCCGAGCACTGGCAGGATCGCAGCCAGATCATCGTATGCGGCATGGAAACCCACGTCTGCGTGCTGCAAACCGTGCTGGAGTTGCTGCAGTCGGGCAAGGCGGTTTTTGTGGTGGCCGACGCCGTGGGCAGCCGCAGCGAGGAAGACCGCCACCTTGGCCTGGAACGCATGCGCAGCGCCGGCGCGCACATCGTCAGCCGGGAAATGGTGGTGTTTGAACTGATGCAGCAGGCCGGTACCGACACCTTCAAGGCCATCAGCAAACAGTTTCTGGTGGGTGAACAGCCTTGA
- a CDS encoding serine hydrolase domain-containing protein, whose translation MTGLKTPWATAGLLFILLAQPASATRLSVDDSNPNTRGWMQGFPPPPEKRLRAADGSFFEFPALRYSVAHMREFMPTVEVSRGLGAPVPLNYRLDPLIDKLRFLPWGSEQPITFADALTRNYTDGLIILHRGDVVYERYFGALKEDGQHAVMSVTKSVTGLLAAVLVAEGRLDATRKVADYVPELASSAFGDASVRQLMDMTTGLQYSENYADPNAEVWQFSTAGSPWPKPQGYSGPVGYLDYLAGVQKLGEHGQAFGYKTVNSDALGWVISRVTDTSVAELLSEKIWRRIGMEQSAYYQVDELGIPFAGGGLNTGLRDMARLGELVRNQGRWQGEPLLPAAAIDDILRGGSQEAFARAGFDKLRGWSYRNMWWVTHNPNGAFAARGVHGQTIYIDPAAEMVLVRFASHPVAANGANDPLSLPAWQAVADHLISLEKP comes from the coding sequence ATGACCGGGCTTAAGACGCCGTGGGCCACCGCCGGCCTGCTTTTCATTCTGCTGGCACAGCCGGCGTCGGCAACACGGCTTTCCGTTGACGACAGCAATCCCAACACTCGGGGCTGGATGCAGGGCTTTCCACCGCCACCGGAAAAACGCCTGCGTGCCGCCGATGGTTCCTTTTTTGAATTTCCCGCCCTGCGTTACAGCGTGGCGCACATGCGTGAATTTATGCCCACGGTGGAAGTGTCTCGCGGCCTGGGAGCGCCCGTGCCGCTGAACTATCGCCTGGATCCGCTTATCGACAAGCTGCGCTTTCTGCCCTGGGGAAGCGAGCAGCCCATCACCTTTGCCGACGCCCTGACGCGCAATTACACCGATGGCCTGATCATTCTGCACCGGGGGGACGTGGTGTATGAACGCTATTTCGGGGCGTTGAAGGAAGACGGTCAGCACGCCGTGATGTCGGTGACCAAGTCGGTGACCGGCCTGCTGGCCGCGGTGCTGGTGGCCGAAGGCAGGCTGGATGCAACCAGAAAGGTAGCCGACTATGTGCCGGAGCTGGCGAGCTCTGCCTTTGGCGACGCCAGCGTGCGCCAGCTGATGGACATGACCACGGGACTGCAATACAGCGAAAACTATGCCGATCCGAATGCCGAGGTGTGGCAATTCTCCACCGCCGGCAGCCCCTGGCCCAAGCCACAGGGTTACTCCGGGCCGGTGGGCTACCTTGACTACCTGGCCGGGGTGCAGAAGCTGGGGGAGCACGGCCAGGCCTTTGGCTACAAGACCGTAAACAGCGATGCCCTGGGCTGGGTGATTTCCCGCGTGACCGACACCTCGGTGGCCGAGTTGCTGTCGGAAAAAATCTGGCGGCGCATCGGCATGGAGCAGAGCGCCTATTACCAGGTGGACGAGCTGGGCATTCCCTTTGCCGGCGGCGGGCTGAATACCGGCCTGCGTGACATGGCCCGTCTGGGCGAGCTGGTGCGAAACCAGGGCCGCTGGCAGGGCGAGCCGTTGCTGCCGGCGGCGGCCATCGACGACATTCTGCGTGGCGGCAGCCAGGAGGCCTTTGCCCGGGCGGGTTTTGACAAGCTAAGAGGCTGGTCTTATCGCAATATGTGGTGGGTAACCCACAACCCCAACGGCGCCTTTGCCGCCCGTGGCGTGCATGGCCAGACCATCTACATTGACCCGGCCGCCGAGATGGTGCTGGTGCGCTTTGCTTCCCACCCGGTGGCGGCCAACGGCGCCAATGATCCGCTTTCGCTGCCGGCCTGGCAGGCGGTGGCCGATCACCTGATTTCGCTTGAGAAACCCTGA
- a CDS encoding YkgJ family cysteine cluster protein: MSGGNPCLNCGACCAFFRVSFYWGEVHSDFAVPEPLTEPVSFTRLAMRGTNQPSPRCVALEGEVGGCVSCSIYENRPGPCRDFEAYDAEGACNRARAAHGLPPLEDNPVAA; encoded by the coding sequence ATGAGTGGTGGCAATCCCTGTTTGAATTGCGGTGCCTGCTGTGCGTTTTTTCGTGTGTCTTTTTACTGGGGAGAAGTGCACAGCGACTTTGCCGTGCCCGAGCCTCTGACCGAGCCGGTGTCTTTTACCCGTCTGGCCATGCGTGGCACCAACCAGCCATCGCCCCGTTGTGTGGCGCTGGAAGGGGAGGTGGGCGGCTGCGTGTCCTGCTCCATTTATGAAAATCGGCCCGGCCCCTGCCGGGATTTTGAGGCCTATGACGCCGAGGGCGCCTGCAACCGGGCCCGGGCCGCTCATGGCCTGCCCCCGCTGGAGGACAATCCGGTGGCGGCATAA